Proteins from one Bacteroidales bacterium genomic window:
- a CDS encoding RNA-binding domain-containing protein, producing MNKSELIEKLSDIEWEDFEVKEAKSEVPKNSWETVSAFSNTAGGWLVFGVKQSGKHFEITGVDNIEKVENDFITTLRSGKFNVIITPSCKRYKFDKKNVLAFYFPISEKRPVYFNSQSNTFIRTGSGDQRATKEEIDAMFRNQSYGTKDKELTKYTIKDLHKSSLESYREYLKSINPSHHYNNLKTDEFLEKLHVLRDGKVTIGGLLVFGKYDVIEDLITDFRVDYIEVPGTSYSDSEVRFTYRINEEENLYQYFFSIMSRLGKKIELPFKLTNIGMATDNQPQMVAIREALVNLLIHSDYFSTMKPRIRTFTDRIEFMNPGGLPKDIESIIKEDYTQPRNPIIARIFRVIKLAETAGSGFDKMFKGWKTYYNSKPVIEGAFDYYKITFTTQKKKSEVKSKVKSEVKSKLKSKLEIMELIKANKEITISEIAVKLGFSKSGIEKQITKLKEEGILKRIGPDKGGHWKIIEKN from the coding sequence ATGAATAAAAGCGAACTCATAGAAAAATTATCTGATATTGAATGGGAAGATTTTGAAGTGAAGGAAGCTAAATCAGAAGTCCCCAAAAATAGTTGGGAAACTGTTAGTGCATTTTCCAATACTGCCGGAGGGTGGTTGGTATTTGGTGTAAAACAATCAGGTAAGCATTTTGAAATTACCGGAGTTGATAATATTGAAAAAGTAGAAAACGATTTTATTACAACGTTAAGAAGCGGTAAATTCAATGTTATAATCACTCCATCTTGTAAAAGATATAAGTTCGACAAGAAAAATGTTTTAGCTTTTTATTTCCCTATTTCGGAAAAACGCCCTGTTTATTTTAATTCACAATCAAATACTTTTATTCGCACAGGTAGCGGAGACCAGAGAGCTACTAAAGAAGAAATTGATGCAATGTTTCGTAATCAATCATACGGAACAAAAGACAAAGAACTTACTAAATATACTATTAAAGACCTTCATAAATCTTCATTGGAAAGTTATCGTGAATATTTGAAAAGTATTAATCCATCTCATCATTATAACAATCTTAAAACAGATGAATTTCTTGAAAAACTTCATGTTTTACGTGATGGTAAAGTTACTATTGGCGGTTTGCTTGTTTTTGGTAAATATGATGTAATAGAAGATTTAATAACTGATTTTCGAGTTGATTATATTGAAGTTCCTGGCACTTCATACTCTGATTCAGAAGTCCGATTTACTTATAGAATTAATGAGGAAGAAAATTTATATCAGTATTTTTTCAGCATTATGAGTAGGTTGGGAAAAAAGATTGAGCTTCCGTTTAAACTTACAAATATTGGAATGGCAACAGATAATCAGCCACAAATGGTTGCTATAAGAGAGGCATTGGTTAATTTGCTTATTCATTCCGACTATTTTAGCACAATGAAACCACGTATAAGAACTTTCACAGACCGCATTGAATTTATGAATCCAGGTGGCTTGCCTAAAGATATTGAATCTATTATCAAAGAAGATTATACGCAACCACGAAACCCAATTATTGCAAGAATATTTCGTGTAATAAAATTGGCAGAAACAGCCGGTTCTGGATTTGACAAAATGTTTAAAGGATGGAAAACTTATTATAATAGCAAACCTGTAATTGAAGGTGCTTTTGATTATTATAAGATAACTTTTACTACTCAAAAGAAAAAAAGTGAGGTGAAAAGTAAGGTGAAAAGTGAGGTGAAAAGTAAGTTGAAAAGTAAGTTGGAAATTATGGAACTAATAAAAGCTAATAAAGAAATAACCATTTCTGAAATTGCCGTTAAACTTGGTTTTTCAAAAAGCGGAATCGAAAAGCAAATTACAAAATTGAAAGAAGAAGGCATTTTAAAAAGAATTGGACCGGATAAAGGAGGGCACTGGAAAATTATTGAGAAAAATTAA
- a CDS encoding class I SAM-dependent DNA methyltransferase, with translation MSDVVNKLWGFCHTLRHEGIDYNDYIEQLSFLLFLKMADEKEVHLTEKYNWQALKNLSGGDLMDHYTDTLKELAKEPGLLGEIFTQAQNRFNNPVSLKKLLNLIEEDEWTSMDVDVKGAAFEGLLEKAASEGKKGAGQYFTPRPLIQSMVRLIKPDPRGKSTFTISDPACGTGGFLVCAYEWLMHECKGAIPREDVKRIREKTYYGQELVARPRRLALMNMYLHGVTPKIKLGDTIYNTPGSDRFDVVLANPPFGTKGANQVPERDDFTVETSNKQLNFVQHIMSTLKTSGRAAIVLPDNVLFEDKAGEVFEILMQDCNLHTILRLPRGTFTPYAQGVKANVIFFQKGLPTEKVWIYDNRSNIEGITKKDRPLTAKYFEEFEQCYGKDVNGNSKRIDQGETGRFRCFTLEEIKKRNYKLDITWLKDDSIEDADSLPEPNELATETITELEAVVDDLREILTLLENNGE, from the coding sequence ATGAGTGATGTAGTAAACAAATTGTGGGGATTTTGCCACACCCTGAGACACGAAGGAATTGATTATAACGATTACATTGAACAATTATCTTTTTTATTGTTCTTGAAAATGGCTGATGAAAAAGAAGTGCATCTAACGGAGAAATACAATTGGCAGGCACTTAAAAATTTAAGCGGTGGCGATTTGATGGATCATTATACTGATACATTAAAAGAATTAGCCAAAGAACCGGGTTTGCTTGGCGAAATTTTCACACAGGCACAAAACCGTTTCAATAATCCGGTGAGTTTAAAGAAACTGCTGAACCTTATTGAAGAAGACGAATGGACTTCGATGGATGTTGATGTAAAAGGAGCCGCTTTTGAAGGACTTTTGGAAAAAGCTGCCAGTGAAGGAAAGAAAGGGGCAGGACAATATTTTACACCACGACCATTAATACAAAGCATGGTGCGACTAATAAAACCAGACCCAAGAGGCAAATCAACATTTACCATTTCCGACCCTGCTTGTGGTACAGGCGGTTTCTTGGTTTGTGCTTACGAATGGCTTATGCACGAATGTAAAGGTGCAATACCCCGTGAAGATGTAAAACGAATACGTGAAAAAACATATTACGGACAAGAATTAGTTGCACGACCAAGACGACTTGCATTGATGAATATGTATTTGCATGGTGTAACTCCAAAAATAAAATTAGGCGATACCATTTACAATACACCCGGAAGCGACCGCTTTGATGTGGTATTGGCTAATCCGCCGTTTGGAACTAAAGGAGCTAATCAGGTTCCCGAACGAGACGATTTTACTGTTGAAACAAGCAACAAGCAATTAAATTTTGTGCAACACATTATGAGTACGCTTAAAACAAGCGGACGTGCTGCAATTGTGCTACCCGACAATGTTTTGTTTGAAGATAAAGCAGGCGAGGTATTTGAAATACTTATGCAAGATTGCAACCTGCACACTATTTTGCGATTACCACGAGGCACATTTACTCCGTATGCACAAGGTGTAAAAGCAAATGTAATATTTTTCCAAAAAGGTTTGCCTACCGAAAAAGTTTGGATTTACGATAACCGAAGCAACATTGAAGGCATTACAAAAAAAGACCGACCGCTTACAGCTAAATATTTTGAGGAGTTTGAGCAATGTTATGGAAAAGATGTAAATGGAAATAGTAAGCGAATAGACCAAGGCGAAACAGGACGTTTCCGTTGCTTTACATTGGAAGAAATAAAAAAACGAAATTATAAATTAGATATTACTTGGCTAAAAGACGACAGCATTGAAGATGCCGACAGCTTACCTGAACCAAATGAATTAGCAACAGAAACCATTACCGAATTAGAAGCAGTGGTTGATGATTTACGTGAAATATTAACCCTATTGGAAAATAATGGAGAATAG
- a CDS encoding DEAD/DEAH box helicase family protein: protein MTSESEKVTREKRIDLQLKATGWLIIHYTEGMDLSVLTNHAIEEFQTANGPADYALVVNGKLFGVVEAKKLEVGAQNVLEQAKRYSKGAENTIGEWNKFHVPFLYSSNGELIYYLDARDSKNLSRQIYSFHTPEAIETLFNTKIETALQWLKDKPINTPGLRPYQKDAIQSYENNLEEGERLMLLAMATGTGKTFTTVNLVYRMLASGYAKRILFLVDRKSLAAQAVTAFASFDTPRNIKFKDEYELYSQRFRKDDFEGEAYDPTVLPNSYLTNPDGSKTFLYVCTIQRMAINLYGKSAAFYDNEEVEDDAEEKLTIPSHAFDLIIADECHRGYTSKDTNVWRDVLNHFDAVKVGLTATPVSHTVAYFKKPIFNYPLQQAIDEGYLVDYDAVAIDSKVLMNGAFLKEGEQVGMIDTITGREKIDQLEDEREFTSTEIEEKITAPDTNQKIIEELKKYADEFEAERGRFPKILIFASNDMPMISHADRIVSICKSVFNRGDDFVAKITGSPTVDRPLKKIKEFRNRPNPKIVVTVDMLSTGVDIPALEFIVFLRPVKSRILWEQMLGRGTRKCDDIGKTHFVIFDCFNGTLIKYFKNASYNFKIDPPGTDTVTIKELIEKIYNNEDRKANAKRLSKRLHRIEKDMSGNARDKFKTYIPDGDMGKFAEYLSKFFDNYK from the coding sequence ATGACATCCGAATCAGAAAAAGTAACAAGAGAAAAAAGGATTGACCTACAGTTAAAAGCTACTGGGTGGCTTATTATTCATTATACGGAAGGAATGGACTTATCCGTTCTGACTAATCACGCTATTGAAGAATTTCAAACTGCAAATGGTCCTGCTGATTATGCTTTGGTGGTTAATGGCAAATTATTCGGAGTTGTTGAAGCAAAAAAACTTGAAGTTGGTGCTCAGAATGTTTTGGAACAAGCCAAACGTTATTCAAAAGGTGCAGAAAATACAATCGGCGAATGGAATAAATTTCATGTTCCATTTTTATATTCTTCAAATGGTGAGTTGATTTATTATTTGGATGCAAGAGACAGCAAAAACTTAAGCCGACAAATTTATAGTTTTCATACGCCTGAAGCAATAGAAACTTTATTTAATACAAAAATAGAAACTGCTTTGCAATGGCTAAAAGACAAACCAATTAACACTCCCGGATTAAGACCTTATCAAAAAGATGCAATTCAATCTTATGAGAATAATTTAGAAGAAGGCGAACGCCTGATGTTATTGGCAATGGCAACAGGAACAGGCAAAACATTTACAACGGTAAATCTTGTTTATCGAATGCTTGCATCGGGTTATGCAAAACGAATTTTGTTTTTAGTGGACAGAAAATCTTTAGCTGCACAAGCTGTTACTGCTTTTGCTTCTTTCGACACTCCCCGAAATATTAAGTTCAAAGATGAGTACGAATTATATTCTCAACGATTCAGAAAAGACGATTTTGAAGGAGAAGCATACGACCCTACTGTTTTACCAAATTCATATCTCACGAATCCTGACGGCAGTAAAACATTTCTTTATGTTTGTACTATTCAACGAATGGCGATTAATTTATACGGAAAATCTGCTGCATTTTATGATAATGAAGAAGTCGAGGACGATGCAGAAGAAAAATTAACAATTCCTTCTCATGCTTTTGATTTGATTATTGCAGATGAGTGTCATCGTGGTTATACTTCAAAAGATACTAATGTTTGGCGAGATGTGTTAAATCATTTCGATGCCGTTAAGGTTGGTTTAACTGCAACCCCTGTTTCACATACAGTTGCTTATTTTAAAAAACCTATTTTTAATTATCCTTTGCAACAAGCTATTGACGAAGGTTATTTAGTGGACTATGATGCGGTTGCTATTGATTCAAAAGTTTTAATGAATGGAGCTTTTCTTAAAGAAGGCGAACAAGTTGGAATGATTGATACTATAACCGGCAGAGAAAAAATAGACCAACTGGAAGACGAAAGAGAATTTACATCAACGGAAATTGAAGAAAAGATTACCGCTCCCGATACCAATCAAAAAATAATTGAGGAATTAAAAAAATATGCTGATGAATTTGAAGCAGAAAGAGGAAGATTTCCAAAAATATTAATTTTTGCTTCTAATGATATGCCAATGATTTCACACGCTGATAGAATAGTGAGCATTTGCAAATCGGTTTTTAATCGTGGTGATGATTTTGTCGCAAAGATTACAGGAAGTCCAACAGTTGACCGTCCGCTAAAAAAGATTAAGGAATTCCGTAACCGACCAAATCCTAAAATTGTCGTTACAGTTGATATGTTGAGTACAGGTGTTGATATTCCTGCTCTTGAATTTATTGTTTTTCTTCGACCCGTAAAATCACGTATCCTTTGGGAACAGATGTTAGGAAGAGGCACTCGTAAATGCGATGATATTGGAAAAACTCACTTTGTAATATTCGATTGTTTTAATGGCACATTGATTAAATACTTTAAAAATGCAAGTTATAATTTTAAAATTGACCCACCCGGAACGGACACTGTTACAATAAAAGAATTAATTGAAAAAATATATAACAACGAAGACCGCAAGGCAAACGCTAAACGTTTAAGTAAACGTCTTCATCGAATCGAGAAAGACATGAGCGGAAATGCACGTGATAAATTTAAAACATATATTCCCGATGGCGATATGGGTAAATTTGCGGAATATTTGTCGAAATTCTTTGATAATTATAAATAA
- a CDS encoding site-specific integrase, whose translation MKRATFTVLFYIKRTKTLKNGTAPILARITVNRQRAEFSLQKSIEAENWDNHKGCIKGFTKQSRDLNSYLDFVKMKLFEHKREIEEQNKILTATELKNSYLGIEEKTRTILQVFAEHNEKCRQLVNKDFAEGTVERYFTCYKHLKEFIRRKYSRDDMLLHEITPLFINDFEFYLKTTRDCNHNTTTKYIKNFKKIVRIALANGWLKADPFKNIKFHLDDVDMAYLSEDELNNVIQKEFRIERLQNVKDIYLFCCFTGLSFVDVSNLTESDIIKEKDGHYWIKKKRQKTKNWCHIPLLPMAMQILDKYKNYPKCIERNKVLPVLTNQRMNSYLKEIADVCGINKKLSMHTARHTFATTVTLSNQVSMEVVSKMLGHSSINMTKKYARVVDELINKDMQKIFAKYDNNIAV comes from the coding sequence ATGAAACGTGCAACTTTTACCGTGCTATTCTACATCAAACGCACAAAAACATTAAAAAATGGTACTGCTCCGATTCTTGCAAGAATAACCGTAAACAGACAAAGAGCAGAATTCAGCTTGCAAAAAAGCATTGAAGCTGAAAATTGGGACAATCACAAAGGATGTATAAAGGGCTTTACAAAGCAGTCCCGGGATTTAAACTCTTATCTCGATTTTGTGAAAATGAAATTATTTGAACACAAAAGAGAGATTGAAGAACAAAACAAAATATTAACTGCAACAGAATTAAAAAATTCCTATCTCGGAATTGAAGAAAAAACAAGAACGATTTTACAGGTATTTGCCGAACACAATGAGAAATGCAGGCAGTTAGTAAATAAGGATTTTGCTGAAGGCACAGTAGAACGCTATTTTACTTGCTATAAACATTTAAAAGAATTTATCAGGCGTAAATACAGCAGAGATGATATGCTTTTGCATGAAATTACTCCCCTGTTTATAAATGATTTTGAATTTTACCTGAAAACTACGAGAGATTGCAATCATAACACTACAACAAAGTATATAAAGAACTTTAAAAAGATTGTTCGAATTGCTTTAGCAAACGGATGGCTGAAAGCTGATCCTTTTAAAAACATCAAATTTCATTTGGACGATGTTGATATGGCTTATTTAAGCGAAGATGAATTAAACAATGTAATTCAAAAGGAATTTAGAATTGAACGACTGCAAAACGTAAAAGATATTTATTTGTTTTGTTGCTTTACCGGGCTATCTTTTGTTGATGTAAGCAATTTAACCGAATCCGACATTATAAAAGAAAAAGACGGACATTATTGGATTAAAAAGAAAAGGCAGAAAACAAAAAATTGGTGTCATATTCCTTTGCTTCCTATGGCAATGCAAATACTTGATAAATATAAGAATTATCCAAAATGTATTGAAAGAAATAAGGTCTTACCTGTTTTAACTAACCAAAGAATGAACTCGTATTTAAAAGAAATAGCTGATGTTTGCGGGATTAATAAAAAATTAAGTATGCACACAGCACGGCACACTTTCGCAACAACTGTAACTCTTTCAAATCAGGTTTCAATGGAAGTTGTATCTAAAATGCTCGGTCATTCGAGTATTAATATGACAAAGAAATATGCTCGTGTGGTGGATGAGCTTATAAATAAGGATATGCAAAAGATATTTGCAAAATACGATAATAATATAGCTGTTTGA
- a CDS encoding WYL domain-containing protein, giving the protein MPINKEAYIRYKIIDECLTDRFHPYPTMDDIVRACEDKLGKSFSISTIQKDIKVMKEDEALEYKAPICFSRSNQGYYYSDKEYSIHTIPLNSEEIESLEAMTDVLSAFTGSRISENYNQAVQKIFASLKEKTLQQEKRYKIIQTDSQIQHKGFENFEFFLHTIVKKIPVCFIHYSYKNRHFNSIIAHPLLLKEFQNKWYLVAYSEQHKCLRTFGLDRVSNPIMLKIPFHDTPSEITESYFSNVYGTYPLPNEKKQKIIFIANPLLSEYLKSNPIHKSQIVKKTGAYGSVVFELELIPSQELLNYFIQNSINIKVIKPQTLYKKVLESLCNAKINYSKK; this is encoded by the coding sequence TTGCCAATAAACAAAGAAGCATATATCCGCTACAAAATAATTGATGAATGCCTCACAGACCGATTTCATCCTTATCCTACTATGGATGATATTGTCAGGGCTTGTGAAGATAAACTTGGCAAATCCTTTTCTATCTCTACAATTCAGAAGGACATTAAGGTAATGAAAGAAGATGAAGCTCTCGAATACAAAGCACCAATCTGTTTTAGCAGAAGCAATCAAGGTTATTATTATTCCGACAAGGAATATTCTATTCATACAATACCACTAAACAGCGAAGAAATCGAATCTCTTGAAGCTATGACGGATGTTCTTTCAGCTTTTACAGGCAGTCGCATAAGTGAGAATTATAATCAAGCTGTTCAAAAGATATTTGCTTCATTAAAGGAAAAAACGCTTCAACAGGAAAAAAGATATAAGATTATACAAACAGATTCACAGATTCAACATAAGGGCTTTGAAAATTTTGAGTTTTTCCTTCATACCATCGTAAAAAAAATTCCGGTATGTTTTATTCATTATTCATATAAAAATCGCCATTTTAATTCAATTATTGCACATCCTTTGCTTCTTAAAGAATTTCAGAATAAATGGTATTTAGTGGCATATTCCGAACAGCATAAATGTCTTCGCACATTTGGTCTTGATAGAGTCAGCAATCCTATAATGCTCAAAATTCCTTTTCACGATACTCCTTCCGAAATAACCGAAAGTTATTTTAGCAATGTTTACGGTACTTATCCTTTGCCAAATGAAAAAAAACAAAAAATCATTTTCATTGCAAATCCGCTATTATCTGAATATTTAAAATCAAATCCAATACATAAATCACAAATTGTTAAAAAAACTGGAGCGTATGGTAGTGTCGTCTTTGAATTAGAACTCATTCCTTCACAGGAACTATTGAATTATTTTATTCAAAATAGTATAAACATTAAGGTTATCAAACCTCAAACATTATATAAAAAAGTTTTAGAATCTTTGTGTAATGCAAAAATAAATTATTCTAAGAAATGA
- a CDS encoding type I restriction-modification enzyme R subunit C-terminal domain-containing protein, whose amino-acid sequence MAKSFNDIFESFSSVMELLRNEKFQDLLVNYERAKKVFIVGYDVKDEVSSMVLFEAEDKYGLKPEDYLISFSEFIKQNEKEIEAISIILNKPKDWNTKVLNELKQKLKENKYDESNLQKAHKIVYHKDTVDIISMVKHAVKETEPLLSTDERVNQAIQKVTEGKQLNDEQQKWMEYIKEHLKQNMTLDENDLKELPVFTDRGGFNKFKKVFAGKYEIIINEINKAIAA is encoded by the coding sequence ATGGCAAAATCGTTTAACGACATATTTGAAAGTTTTTCAAGCGTTATGGAGCTTCTTAGAAATGAGAAATTCCAAGACCTGTTGGTAAATTATGAACGTGCTAAAAAAGTTTTCATTGTTGGCTATGATGTGAAAGACGAAGTGAGTTCAATGGTTTTGTTTGAAGCAGAAGACAAGTATGGATTAAAACCCGAAGATTATTTAATTTCTTTCTCGGAATTTATAAAACAAAATGAAAAAGAAATTGAAGCAATTTCAATAATTTTAAACAAACCGAAGGACTGGAACACAAAAGTTTTAAATGAGCTAAAGCAAAAGCTGAAAGAAAACAAATACGATGAATCGAACTTACAAAAAGCCCATAAAATTGTTTATCATAAAGATACAGTTGATATAATAAGCATGGTAAAACATGCCGTAAAAGAAACAGAACCTTTGCTAAGTACTGATGAAAGAGTGAATCAGGCAATTCAGAAAGTAACAGAAGGAAAACAACTGAATGATGAACAACAAAAATGGATGGAGTACATTAAAGAACATCTGAAACAAAATATGACATTAGATGAAAATGACTTAAAGGAATTGCCGGTGTTTACAGATAGAGGAGGGTTTAACAAATTCAAAAAAGTTTTTGCCGGAAAATATGAAATAATAATTAACGAGATAAATAAAGCAATAGCAGCATAA
- a CDS encoding YraN family protein, whose protein sequence is MSEQSILGKLGEKLAVEFLKEKGYKIIATNWRFGKKEIDIIAKDGEYIVMVEVKTRSSDYFGEPEDSVTRRKQKYLVKAANNFICKKNINNETRFDVIGIVFDEGKPIFDHIIDAFYPTL, encoded by the coding sequence ATGTCGGAACAAAGCATACTTGGCAAACTTGGTGAAAAACTTGCGGTTGAATTTTTAAAGGAAAAAGGATATAAAATAATTGCAACCAACTGGCGTTTTGGTAAAAAAGAAATTGATATCATAGCAAAGGATGGTGAATATATTGTAATGGTTGAAGTTAAAACAAGAAGCAGCGATTATTTTGGAGAGCCGGAAGATTCGGTTACCCGAAGAAAACAAAAATATTTGGTAAAAGCTGCCAATAATTTCATTTGTAAAAAAAACATAAATAATGAAACGAGATTTGATGTGATAGGAATTGTTTTTGATGAAGGCAAACCGATTTTTGACCATATTATTGATGCTTTTTATCCTACTCTTTAA
- a CDS encoding restriction endonuclease subunit S produces the protein MTENWRDKNKDKKTIFDIIESIVERRKLDYENLVKEMSLLGKSKPRKPENLIPNVKSNDNFPETWGTMTFSDISSTKQYSMSSGPFGSSLGTKDYKENGVPVVRGQNIQGGVFIAKNFVFISKEKAIELARSSAVPDDIVIVAVGAGVGNSAIIPNEIDKVVLSQNCNKFTLDIGFIIPKFILFNLQVSVLKEQMDDVTTDTAREFLSLTNLKKLNFPIPPIEEQKEIVRRVEKLFSFADKVEARYTKAKVMLDKLPQSILAKAFRGELVPQNVNDEPASMLLERIKKEKEKIVEQKKNKKNKKYLVEETEIKIAAEEKESYKKKKQ, from the coding sequence TTGACAGAGAATTGGAGGGATAAGAACAAAGATAAAAAAACAATATTTGATATTATTGAAAGTATTGTAGAAAGAAGAAAACTTGATTACGAGAATTTAGTTAAGGAAATGTCTTTGTTGGGTAAAAGCAAACCACGAAAACCTGAGAATTTAATACCTAATGTGAAAAGTAATGATAATTTTCCTGAAACTTGGGGAACTATGACATTTTCGGATATATCTTCAACAAAACAATATTCTATGAGTAGCGGACCTTTCGGCTCTTCATTAGGAACAAAGGATTACAAAGAAAATGGAGTTCCTGTTGTTAGAGGACAGAATATACAAGGCGGAGTGTTTATAGCTAAAAATTTTGTTTTTATTTCTAAAGAAAAGGCAATTGAATTGGCAAGGTCTTCTGCTGTCCCTGATGATATAGTTATTGTTGCAGTTGGGGCAGGGGTGGGTAATTCAGCAATAATTCCTAACGAAATAGATAAAGTTGTTTTATCTCAAAACTGCAATAAATTTACTTTGGATATAGGTTTTATAATACCTAAGTTCATTTTATTCAATTTACAAGTATCCGTTCTAAAAGAACAAATGGATGATGTTACCACCGATACTGCAAGAGAATTTCTGAGTTTAACTAATTTAAAGAAATTAAATTTTCCAATTCCCCCAATCGAAGAACAAAAAGAAATCGTTCGCAGAGTAGAAAAACTCTTTTCCTTTGCCGATAAAGTAGAAGCCCGCTACACCAAAGCAAAAGTTATGTTGGATAAACTACCGCAAAGTATTTTAGCAAAGGCATTTCGTGGTGAGTTGGTTCCGCAAAATGTAAACGATGAGCCGGCAAGTATGCTGTTGGAAAGAATAAAGAAAGAAAAGGAAAAAATAGTTGAGCAAAAAAAGAATAAAAAAAACAAAAAATATTTGGTTGAGGAAACAGAAATAAAGATTGCAGCAGAGGAAAAGGAAAGCTATAAGAAGAAAAAACAATAA
- a CDS encoding cyclic-phosphate processing receiver domain-containing protein, whose protein sequence is MNYKLFLDDFRNAKTIYPHLEETDFIIVRSFNDFKRVIIEKGLPEFISFDNDLGLDEKGKVALDGYACAKWLVYESEIDIRNLKFKVHSANPVAKEQIKGLLNNYIKNLKNYNISFQERAKLAKKLLLKQQPITLEKAKEQCRMLKEHAKIGFARDAPMIQEGVKKIKPPLTYNNNVHIYRWLFREQITLEMLSEEVLEEFKQSELFEKYLELKNKKK, encoded by the coding sequence ATGAACTACAAATTATTTTTAGACGATTTTAGAAATGCAAAAACAATTTATCCGCATTTGGAGGAAACCGATTTTATTATCGTTCGTAGTTTTAATGATTTTAAAAGAGTTATTATTGAAAAAGGGCTTCCTGAATTCATTTCTTTCGATAATGATTTAGGACTGGATGAAAAAGGAAAAGTTGCTTTAGACGGGTATGCTTGTGCCAAATGGCTTGTCTATGAATCAGAAATTGATATTAGAAACTTAAAATTCAAAGTTCATTCAGCAAACCCTGTTGCTAAAGAGCAAATAAAAGGATTGCTGAATAATTATATTAAAAATTTAAAGAATTACAATATATCATTTCAGGAAAGAGCCAAATTGGCGAAGAAGCTATTATTAAAGCAACAGCCGATTACCTTAGAAAAAGCAAAGGAACAATGTAGAATGCTTAAAGAACATGCAAAAATTGGGTTTGCACGAGATGCACCGATGATACAAGAGGGAGTGAAAAAAATTAAACCTCCATTAACTTATAACAACAATGTTCATATATATAGGTGGCTTTTTCGTGAACAAATTACACTTGAAATGCTTTCTGAAGAAGTGCTTGAAGAATTTAAACAATCTGAACTTTTTGAAAAATACTTAGAATTAAAAAACAAAAAAAAATGA